In the Astatotilapia calliptera chromosome 5, fAstCal1.2, whole genome shotgun sequence genome, one interval contains:
- the vgll4b gene encoding transcription cofactor vestigial-like protein 4b isoform X1, whose product MLLMKMDLLNYQYLDKMNNNIGILCYEGEAALRGDPRLLSLSSSSSSSSSSSSSSSSSHRTGPPPISPTKRKLSGDQGDSDMDENEHVAKMSRLFAAQLKPNGDYRSSPGSKDRSRSPIERVVVPGALGVPSNHMYSHPHHLHLASLATMDQPLALTKNSMVESARSNTAAMATVLHTVSTVERQQNRPSVITCAPANNRNCNLSHCTVSHNGCSNFTNNYRRSNTNTVCDPVIEEHFRRSLGKNYKEPEPTATNSVSITGSVDDHFAKALGETWLQIKNKGSPSSSGSSPNSSPDSRMVNHNHSPSVVS is encoded by the exons GTGAGGCAGCTTTAAGAGGAGACCCCAGACTCCTGTCCCTGTCGTCTTCCTCCTCGTCTTCATCAtcgtcctcctcatcttcctcctccagcCACAGGACGGGTCCTCCTCCCATCAGCCCCACTAAGAGGAAGCTGAGTGGTGATCAGGGGGACAGCGACATGGATGAAAACGAGCACGTGGCAAAGATGAGTCGACTGTTTGCCGCGCAGCT GAAACCTAATGGAGATTATCGCAGCTCTCCTGGCTCCAAGGACCGCAGCAGGAGCCCCATCGAACGTGTGGTGGTGCCGGGTGCTCTGGGAGTGCCGAGCAACCACATGTACAGCCACCCCCATCACCTCCACCTGGCCAGCTTAGCTACCATGGACCAGCCACTGGCACTTACCAAAAACAGCATGGTGGAGTCAGCACGCAGCAACACAGCAGCTATGGCtacagtgctgcacacagtcAGCACTGTGGAACGCCAGCAG AATCGTCCCTCAGTGATCACATGCGCCCCAGCAAACAACCGCAACTGCAACCTGTCTCACTGTACAGTCTCCCACAACGGCTGCTCCAACTTCACCAATAACTACAGGAGAAGCAACA CCAACACAGTGTGCGACCCTGTGATTGAGGAACATTTCCGTCGCAGCCTTGGGAAAAACTACAAGGAGCCCGAGCCCACCGCCACCAACTCGGTGTCCATCACGGGCTCAGTGGATGACCACTTTGCCAAGGCGCTCGGCGAAACCTGGCTGCAGATCAAAAACAAAGGGAGTCCCTCGTCATCTGGCAGCAGCCCAAACTCCTCCCCTGACAGTCGCATGGTCAATCACAACCACTCCCCTTCTGTCGTCTCCTGA
- the vgll4b gene encoding transcription cofactor vestigial-like protein 4b isoform X2 → METPLDVLSRAASFVHANEEESEAALRGDPRLLSLSSSSSSSSSSSSSSSSSHRTGPPPISPTKRKLSGDQGDSDMDENEHVAKMSRLFAAQLKPNGDYRSSPGSKDRSRSPIERVVVPGALGVPSNHMYSHPHHLHLASLATMDQPLALTKNSMVESARSNTAAMATVLHTVSTVERQQNRPSVITCAPANNRNCNLSHCTVSHNGCSNFTNNYRRSNTNTVCDPVIEEHFRRSLGKNYKEPEPTATNSVSITGSVDDHFAKALGETWLQIKNKGSPSSSGSSPNSSPDSRMVNHNHSPSVVS, encoded by the exons GTGAGGCAGCTTTAAGAGGAGACCCCAGACTCCTGTCCCTGTCGTCTTCCTCCTCGTCTTCATCAtcgtcctcctcatcttcctcctccagcCACAGGACGGGTCCTCCTCCCATCAGCCCCACTAAGAGGAAGCTGAGTGGTGATCAGGGGGACAGCGACATGGATGAAAACGAGCACGTGGCAAAGATGAGTCGACTGTTTGCCGCGCAGCT GAAACCTAATGGAGATTATCGCAGCTCTCCTGGCTCCAAGGACCGCAGCAGGAGCCCCATCGAACGTGTGGTGGTGCCGGGTGCTCTGGGAGTGCCGAGCAACCACATGTACAGCCACCCCCATCACCTCCACCTGGCCAGCTTAGCTACCATGGACCAGCCACTGGCACTTACCAAAAACAGCATGGTGGAGTCAGCACGCAGCAACACAGCAGCTATGGCtacagtgctgcacacagtcAGCACTGTGGAACGCCAGCAG AATCGTCCCTCAGTGATCACATGCGCCCCAGCAAACAACCGCAACTGCAACCTGTCTCACTGTACAGTCTCCCACAACGGCTGCTCCAACTTCACCAATAACTACAGGAGAAGCAACA CCAACACAGTGTGCGACCCTGTGATTGAGGAACATTTCCGTCGCAGCCTTGGGAAAAACTACAAGGAGCCCGAGCCCACCGCCACCAACTCGGTGTCCATCACGGGCTCAGTGGATGACCACTTTGCCAAGGCGCTCGGCGAAACCTGGCTGCAGATCAAAAACAAAGGGAGTCCCTCGTCATCTGGCAGCAGCCCAAACTCCTCCCCTGACAGTCGCATGGTCAATCACAACCACTCCCCTTCTGTCGTCTCCTGA